TACTTCGCCATGAGAGGCTGCGCCAGGCCGGTGATCCCGCCGAGGAAGGTGAGCACTCCGCCCAGGACCAGCATGCGCCAGTGCACCCGGGCGTACTCCCACAGGCGGCGCAGCGGTGCTTTGGGCGCCTGCCTGAGCAGTGCGACGTGCTCCATGTCCGATGGCGGCATCTTTGCATCTTTCATCTGCTACGCGCGGAATCTCCCTTCAGCCAACCGTGTTGGCGGTAGCGCTCACAACCGCCGAAAGTAGGGGATGCCCCCTTCTTGAGAAGTGACCGGCCCCGCCGCTCGCACTATTTGTTACTGGCGAGTAGCATGGGCCCCATACAGTCCACCAACGCTTGGAGAAGGAGGGGCCATCGTGCCGCGAACTGCCCGCGATGTCGTGTTTGTCGATGGGGTCCGCACCCCGTTCGGCAAGTCAGGCAAGGGCCTCTACGCCGAGACGCGCGCCGACGACCTGATCGTCCGCGTCATCCGCGAACTGATGCGCCGTAACCCGGGCCTGCCCCCGGAGCGCGTCGACGAGGTCGCCATCGCCGCCACCACCCAGATCGGCGACCAGGGCCTGACCCTCGGGCGCACCGCCGCGATCCTCGCCGGGCTGCCCAAGAGCGTCCCCGGCTACTCCATCGACCGCATGTGCGCCGGCGCGCTCACCGCCGCGACCACCGCGGGCGCGGGCATCTCCTTCGGTGCCTACGACGTCGTGATCGCCGGTGGCGTCGAGCACATGGGCCGCCACCCCATGGGTGAGGGCGTCGACCCCAACCCCCGGATCATCTCCGAGAAGCTGGTCGACCCGTCCGCGCTGGTCATGGGCAACACCGCCGAGAACCTGCACGACCGGTACCCGAGCATCACCAAGGAGCGCGCCGACGCCTACGCGGTGCGCAGCCAGGAGAAGGTCGCCAAGGCCTACGCCGACGGCAAGATCCAGCCCGACCTGGTCGAGACCCTGGTCCGCTCCGCGGAGAAGGGCTTCGGTCTGGCCACCCAGGACGAGCCGCCGCGCCCCGGCACCAGCATGGAGTCGCTCGCCGGCCTGAAGACCCCGTTCCGCGCGCACGGCAACGTGACGCCCGGTAACGCCGCCGGTCTCAACGACGGCGCCACCGGCACCCTGCTGATGGCCGAGGAGGTCGCCGAGGAACTCGGCCTGGACGCCAAGATGCGCCTGGTCGACTTCTCCTTCACCGGTGTCGAGCCCGAGGTCATGGGTGTCGGTCCGGTCCCGG
This DNA window, taken from Nocardiopsis exhalans, encodes the following:
- a CDS encoding thiolase family protein, which translates into the protein MFVDGVRTPFGKSGKGLYAETRADDLIVRVIRELMRRNPGLPPERVDEVAIAATTQIGDQGLTLGRTAAILAGLPKSVPGYSIDRMCAGALTAATTAGAGISFGAYDVVIAGGVEHMGRHPMGEGVDPNPRIISEKLVDPSALVMGNTAENLHDRYPSITKERADAYAVRSQEKVAKAYADGKIQPDLVETLVRSAEKGFGLATQDEPPRPGTSMESLAGLKTPFRAHGNVTPGNAAGLNDGATGTLLMAEEVAEELGLDAKMRLVDFSFTGVEPEVMGVGPVPATEKLFARQGITIDDVGLIEINEAFAVQVLAFLEHFGIADDDARVNPWGGAIAIGHPLASSGGRLMMQLARQFAERPDVRYGITTMCVGLGMGGTILWENTNYEGGK